One segment of Leuconostoc lactis DNA contains the following:
- a CDS encoding ABC transporter permease: protein MHKKIKWANIYLWFVFILLYLPIFFLIIYSFNAGDVMQGWDGFSWKHYGELFADTRIMEIVVSTLLLAISASVISSVIGTAGALYVYNLRNGLVKNVFLSLNNVLLVSPDVIIGASFLVFFTVLGFSLGFTSVLLSHIAFTIPIVVLMVLPRLQEMNQSLVAAAKDLGANNWQMLTRVVLPVISPGILAGFFMAFTYSLDDFAVTFFVTGNGFSTLSVEIYSRARQGVSLEINALSAVMFLISLLMVLVYYAIATRAEKNKKRATRLMLVASEGL, encoded by the coding sequence ATGCATAAAAAAATTAAATGGGCTAATATTTATCTCTGGTTCGTCTTTATCTTGCTATACCTACCCATCTTTTTCCTGATTATCTATTCATTTAATGCCGGGGATGTCATGCAAGGTTGGGATGGCTTCTCTTGGAAACATTACGGTGAACTGTTTGCTGATACGCGGATTATGGAAATTGTTGTCAGCACGCTCTTACTGGCTATTTCAGCGTCAGTGATATCAAGTGTGATTGGCACGGCAGGGGCTTTATACGTGTACAATTTAAGAAACGGCCTCGTGAAGAATGTCTTCTTATCGTTGAATAACGTCTTGTTGGTGTCACCGGATGTTATTATTGGTGCGTCATTCTTGGTGTTTTTCACGGTACTGGGCTTCTCACTAGGCTTTACATCAGTTTTGCTGTCACATATCGCGTTTACGATTCCAATCGTTGTGTTGATGGTCTTACCGCGCCTTCAGGAAATGAATCAATCGCTTGTTGCTGCCGCAAAAGACTTGGGTGCTAATAATTGGCAAATGTTAACCCGTGTGGTCTTACCGGTGATTTCACCAGGTATTTTGGCTGGCTTCTTCATGGCCTTCACGTATTCATTAGATGATTTTGCGGTGACATTCTTTGTCACGGGTAATGGGTTCTCAACATTGTCTGTTGAAATTTATTCTCGTGCCCGTCAAGGGGTCAGTCTTGAAATCAACGCGTTGTCAGCCGTGATGTTTTTAATATCATTGCTTATGGTGCTGGTATACTATGCGATTGCAACACGTGCTGAAAAAAATAAGAAGCGTGCGACGCGTCTTATGTTGGTAGCGTCGGAGGGACTGTGA
- a CDS encoding ABC transporter substrate-binding protein: MKKLLLGVVAILIVVGGLFGTQQYLATKTGSDASSDKVLNLYNWGDYLDPDLMAKFTKETGYQISYETFDSNEAMYTKIKQGGTSYDLAVPSDYMIQKMKRENLLLPLDHSKLTGLKNYDPRFMNLSFDRHNKYSLPYFWGTLGIIYNDKLVDGKDVQHWDDLWSSKFRNQILLVDSARDALGVALITQHKSVNTKSVADLAAAQAKLEALMPNVKAIIADEIKMYMAQNEAGLAVTYSGEAAEAIDNNPHLHYVVPSEGSNLWFDNIVMPKTAKHKEAAYAFLNFMSEPKNAAQNAEYIGYATPNAKAKALLPKAVRNDPQFYPSNETIKNLQVYDDLGQKWTERYNDAFLEFKMSKR; this comes from the coding sequence ATGAAAAAGTTGCTACTTGGCGTTGTCGCCATCTTGATTGTTGTCGGGGGACTATTTGGGACTCAGCAATATCTTGCGACTAAAACAGGTTCAGATGCGTCTTCTGACAAAGTGTTGAACCTGTACAATTGGGGTGATTATCTCGATCCTGATTTGATGGCCAAGTTTACCAAGGAAACGGGCTATCAGATTAGTTATGAGACGTTTGATTCCAATGAAGCCATGTATACTAAAATTAAACAAGGTGGCACGTCATATGATTTGGCGGTGCCATCGGATTACATGATTCAGAAAATGAAACGTGAAAACTTGCTGTTGCCGTTGGATCATAGCAAGTTAACTGGTCTTAAAAATTATGATCCGCGTTTTATGAATTTATCTTTTGATCGCCACAACAAATACTCATTGCCTTATTTTTGGGGCACACTCGGCATTATTTATAATGACAAGTTAGTGGATGGGAAAGATGTGCAACATTGGGATGATCTCTGGTCATCAAAATTCCGGAATCAGATTTTGCTTGTCGATTCAGCGCGTGATGCCTTGGGCGTTGCGTTGATTACCCAGCATAAATCAGTTAATACGAAATCTGTTGCTGATTTAGCTGCGGCGCAAGCGAAGTTAGAAGCACTGATGCCAAACGTCAAAGCCATTATTGCTGATGAAATTAAAATGTATATGGCCCAAAATGAAGCAGGGCTGGCTGTTACCTATTCAGGTGAAGCCGCCGAAGCCATTGATAATAACCCGCATTTGCACTATGTTGTGCCAAGTGAGGGGTCAAACCTTTGGTTTGATAATATTGTGATGCCAAAGACGGCCAAGCATAAAGAAGCGGCTTATGCTTTCTTGAACTTTATGAGTGAGCCTAAGAATGCTGCTCAGAATGCGGAATATATTGGTTACGCAACGCCGAACGCGAAAGCGAAGGCATTATTGCCAAAGGCAGTGCGTAATGATCCACAATTCTATCCAAGCAATGAAACGATTAAGAATCTGCAAGTCTATGATGATTTAGGTCAGAAGTGGACTGAAAGATATAATGATGCCTTTTTGGAATTTAAGATGTCAAAGCGTTAA
- a CDS encoding CynX/NimT family MFS transporter: MLKQHSKFLIPGIIVIGMVLRIPFTSIPPIISHIAKTQHVPVGQLGILTTIPLIAFAIFSSIAPKTAEKLGLERTFAVMLVVMVVGSWIRIINTPLLYIGTLLIGVGIAHMNVLLPSVIRLYFPNKVGPMTSTFTFSMMLATAVGAGLSAPIAEATHWHVFILLLTTVIGIAFLVWLPNVRFAAKHPHSLATTPTGVKRPKNAHVWRNRYAWLLLYFAGVQSAMFYILMAWGPTMAIQTGLSASVASVFAGINALIGLPFALTVPTIVARLSSVGRQWLVGVSSVIGIVGYLLLLVPNNHFGYWLSVNLLIGVSTSILFPYLMTTFSLKTTTPIQTAELSGMAQSGGYVIAALGPALFGYGYGWFHSWVPQIVVMIILFILMTIAIVLVEKQHKILS; encoded by the coding sequence ATGCTGAAACAGCACAGTAAGTTTTTGATACCGGGCATTATCGTGATTGGTATGGTCTTGCGTATTCCGTTTACGTCGATTCCACCGATTATTTCACATATCGCCAAAACACAACACGTCCCAGTTGGCCAGCTTGGTATTTTGACGACAATACCACTGATCGCCTTTGCAATTTTTTCCTCTATTGCACCAAAGACAGCAGAAAAGTTAGGCTTAGAACGGACTTTTGCCGTGATGCTGGTTGTGATGGTTGTCGGCTCGTGGATTCGGATTATCAACACACCGCTCCTTTATATTGGGACATTATTGATTGGGGTTGGAATCGCCCATATGAATGTCCTCTTGCCCAGTGTGATTCGGTTGTACTTTCCCAATAAAGTTGGGCCGATGACGTCAACGTTTACCTTTAGTATGATGTTAGCCACCGCAGTTGGTGCAGGGTTATCGGCGCCGATTGCTGAAGCAACGCATTGGCACGTGTTTATTTTGTTATTAACAACGGTAATCGGTATTGCTTTTCTAGTGTGGTTACCCAATGTGCGCTTTGCTGCCAAGCATCCGCACTCATTAGCCACTACACCAACTGGTGTGAAGCGACCAAAAAATGCGCATGTTTGGCGTAATCGGTATGCGTGGTTGCTGTTGTATTTTGCTGGTGTCCAATCGGCTATGTTTTACATTTTAATGGCTTGGGGACCGACAATGGCGATTCAAACTGGTCTATCGGCATCAGTCGCGAGTGTGTTTGCCGGTATTAATGCCTTGATCGGGTTACCGTTTGCTCTGACAGTTCCAACGATTGTTGCCCGTTTATCGTCTGTTGGTCGGCAATGGTTGGTTGGTGTGTCTTCGGTGATTGGGATTGTGGGCTATCTGTTGCTCTTAGTGCCCAATAACCATTTTGGCTATTGGTTAAGTGTCAATCTATTGATTGGGGTAAGCACGTCGATTTTATTCCCTTATCTCATGACAACCTTTAGCTTGAAAACAACGACACCAATTCAAACCGCAGAATTATCTGGTATGGCGCAAAGTGGTGGGTATGTCATTGCTGCCCTAGGGCCAGCGTTATTTGGTTATGGTTATGGTTGGTTCCATAGTTGGGTACCGCAAATCGTGGTGATGATCATTTTGTTCATTTTGATGACGATTGCAATTGTTTTAGTGGAAAAACAACATAAAATCTTATCATAA
- the fusA gene encoding elongation factor G, producing the protein MAKREYPLERTRNIGIMAHIDAGKTTTTERILYYTGKIHKIGETHDGASQMDFMEQEKERGITIQSAATTAVWRGFFDQFAKTPYRVNIIDTPGHVDFTIEVERALRVLDGAVAVLDGAAGVEPQTETVWRQATTYDVPRIVFVNKMDKMGADFEMSVDSIHERLQVNAEAIQWPIGAEDDFEAIIDLITQEAYYPVDDLGEKWEPREIPAELKELAEEKRNTLIEAVADVDDELMEKYLEGEDISVDELKAAIRRATLALQFYPVLAGSAYKDKGVQMMLDAVVDYLPGPLDVKPYTATDPKTGEEVELIADDNKPFAALAFKIMTDPFVGRLTFMRVYTGTLQSGSYVQNTSSDTRERVGRLLQMHATSRTEIEEVFSGDIAAAIGLKNTTTGDSLTAVDHQLILESMEFPEPVIELAIEPKTKADQDKLSNAIQKLAEEDPSFRATTNPETGDTLIAGMGELQLDIMVDRMRREFNVEATVGAPQVAYREAFTQTVQARGYFKRQSGGKGQYGDVYIEFSPNEEGAGFEFEDAIVGGVVPREYIPSVEAGLKDALNAGPLAGFPLVDLKAKLYDGSYHDVDSSEAAFKIAASLALKEASKTAGAVILEPIMAVDIVAPEDNLGDVMGHVSARRGMIEGQESRGPVLAVKAKVPLSEMFGYATTLRSATQGRGTFQMVFDHYEAVPKNIQDEIIKNSGNKED; encoded by the coding sequence ATGGCAAAACGTGAATACCCACTAGAACGTACACGTAACATTGGTATCATGGCCCACATCGATGCGGGTAAGACAACCACTACGGAACGTATCTTGTACTACACAGGTAAAATTCACAAGATTGGTGAAACACACGATGGTGCTTCACAAATGGATTTCATGGAACAAGAAAAGGAACGTGGAATCACAATCCAATCAGCCGCTACAACAGCGGTATGGCGTGGATTCTTTGACCAATTCGCTAAGACACCTTACCGTGTTAACATCATCGATACACCAGGTCACGTGGACTTCACAATCGAAGTTGAACGTGCTTTGCGTGTGCTTGATGGTGCCGTAGCCGTGCTTGATGGTGCTGCCGGTGTTGAACCACAAACAGAAACTGTTTGGCGTCAAGCTACAACATATGACGTGCCACGTATTGTCTTCGTTAACAAGATGGATAAGATGGGTGCTGACTTTGAAATGTCAGTTGACTCAATTCATGAACGTTTGCAAGTTAATGCTGAAGCTATCCAATGGCCAATCGGTGCCGAAGATGACTTCGAAGCTATCATTGACTTGATTACACAAGAAGCTTACTACCCAGTTGATGACTTGGGTGAAAAGTGGGAACCACGTGAAATCCCTGCCGAATTGAAGGAACTAGCCGAAGAAAAGCGTAACACGTTGATCGAAGCAGTTGCTGATGTTGATGATGAATTGATGGAAAAGTACCTTGAAGGTGAAGACATTTCTGTTGATGAATTGAAGGCAGCGATCCGTCGTGCCACTTTGGCATTGCAATTCTACCCAGTGCTTGCAGGTTCAGCCTACAAGGATAAGGGTGTGCAAATGATGTTGGACGCGGTTGTTGACTACTTGCCAGGACCTTTGGATGTTAAGCCATATACTGCTACTGATCCAAAGACTGGTGAAGAAGTTGAATTGATTGCCGATGATAACAAGCCATTTGCTGCTTTGGCATTTAAGATCATGACTGATCCTTTCGTTGGTCGTTTGACATTTATGCGTGTGTATACTGGTACTTTGCAATCAGGTTCATACGTACAAAACACATCTTCTGACACACGTGAACGTGTTGGTCGTTTGCTACAAATGCACGCGACATCACGTACAGAAATCGAAGAAGTCTTCTCTGGTGATATTGCTGCGGCAATCGGTTTGAAGAACACAACAACTGGTGATTCTTTGACTGCTGTGGACCACCAATTGATTCTTGAATCAATGGAATTCCCAGAACCAGTTATCGAATTGGCTATCGAACCAAAGACTAAGGCTGACCAAGACAAGTTGTCAAATGCCATCCAAAAGTTGGCGGAAGAAGATCCATCATTCCGTGCCACAACAAACCCTGAAACTGGTGATACTTTGATCGCTGGTATGGGTGAATTGCAATTGGATATCATGGTTGATCGTATGCGCCGTGAATTCAACGTTGAAGCAACAGTTGGTGCCCCACAAGTTGCTTACCGTGAAGCCTTTACACAAACAGTGCAAGCGCGTGGATACTTCAAGCGTCAATCTGGTGGTAAGGGACAATATGGTGATGTTTACATCGAATTCTCACCAAACGAAGAAGGTGCCGGCTTCGAATTCGAAGACGCCATCGTCGGTGGTGTTGTGCCTCGTGAATACATTCCATCAGTTGAAGCTGGTTTGAAGGATGCTTTGAATGCTGGTCCTTTGGCTGGATTCCCATTGGTTGACTTGAAGGCTAAGTTGTATGATGGTTCATACCACGATGTCGATTCTTCTGAAGCAGCCTTTAAGATTGCTGCCTCATTGGCCTTGAAGGAAGCTTCAAAGACAGCCGGTGCAGTTATTCTTGAACCAATCATGGCGGTTGACATTGTTGCCCCTGAAGATAACCTTGGTGATGTGATGGGACACGTTTCAGCACGCCGTGGTATGATCGAAGGTCAAGAATCTCGTGGTCCTGTTTTGGCAGTTAAGGCGAAGGTGCCTTTGTCAGAAATGTTTGGTTATGCAACGACTTTGCGTTCAGCAACACAAGGTCGTGGTACATTCCAAATGGTCTTTGATCACTATGAAGCTGTGCCAAAGAACATCCAAGACGAAATTATCAAGAACAGCGGTAACAAAGAAGATTAA
- a CDS encoding ABC transporter permease, protein MSKRKQQRQLFYLVPYGAWLVLFVIVPLVLLLFQSLTTQDGHFTLRNYETYFSSGTYLLMTINSVWYAFLITVITLVISYPTAYLLNQLKHKQFWLLLIILPTWINLLLKTYAFIGLLSKSGTVNNFLGLWGIVPQQLLFSNWSFLLVAAYIEISFMILPIFNSLAEINPRLAQASRDLGANKWQTLRRVIMPLSMPGVKAGIQAVFIPSLSLFMVTRLIGGNRVITLGTAIEEHFLVTQNWRLGSTIGVILIVAMVITMILTRDRARQSSRKRG, encoded by the coding sequence ATGTCAAAGCGTAAACAGCAGCGACAATTATTCTACCTGGTGCCCTATGGTGCTTGGTTGGTGCTATTTGTCATTGTGCCACTTGTATTGTTGCTGTTTCAATCATTAACGACCCAAGATGGTCATTTTACGTTGCGTAACTATGAGACCTACTTTAGTAGTGGGACTTACTTGTTAATGACGATTAATTCAGTCTGGTATGCTTTCTTGATTACGGTCATTACGCTGGTGATCAGTTACCCGACCGCTTATCTCTTAAATCAATTAAAGCATAAGCAATTCTGGCTCTTATTGATTATCTTGCCAACTTGGATTAACTTATTGCTCAAAACTTATGCATTTATTGGTTTGTTATCAAAATCTGGTACGGTCAATAATTTTTTGGGCTTATGGGGCATTGTGCCGCAGCAACTCTTGTTTTCTAACTGGAGTTTCTTGTTGGTGGCGGCCTACATTGAAATTTCCTTCATGATTCTACCAATCTTTAATTCGTTGGCCGAGATCAATCCACGTCTTGCGCAGGCTAGTCGTGATTTAGGCGCAAACAAATGGCAGACGCTTCGGCGTGTCATCATGCCGTTGTCGATGCCCGGTGTTAAAGCCGGTATCCAAGCGGTCTTTATTCCTAGTTTGTCACTATTTATGGTGACACGACTCATCGGTGGTAACCGAGTGATTACTTTGGGTACGGCAATTGAAGAGCATTTCTTAGTGACGCAAAACTGGCGTTTAGGTTCGACGATTGGTGTAATTTTAATTGTTGCGATGGTTATTACGATGATTCTGACACGAGATCGTGCGCGTCAGTCGTCGAGAAAGCGAGGTTGA
- the rpsG gene encoding 30S ribosomal protein S7, giving the protein MPRKGYTKRQEVLPDPIYNSKLVSRLINKLMLDGKRGTASTILYDAFDRIKEATGNDPLEVFEQAMENIMPVLEVKARRVGGSNYQVPIEVRPDRRTTLGLRWLVNYSRLRNEHTMDERLAKEIMDAANDTGASVKKREDTHKMAEANRAFAHYRW; this is encoded by the coding sequence ATGCCACGTAAAGGTTATACTAAGCGTCAGGAAGTTTTGCCTGACCCAATTTACAACTCAAAGCTCGTTTCACGTTTGATCAACAAGTTGATGCTTGATGGTAAGCGTGGAACTGCGTCAACTATCTTGTACGATGCTTTTGATCGTATCAAGGAAGCTACTGGTAACGATCCATTGGAAGTTTTCGAACAAGCTATGGAAAACATCATGCCAGTATTGGAAGTTAAGGCTCGCCGTGTTGGTGGATCTAACTACCAAGTGCCAATCGAAGTACGCCCAGACCGTCGTACAACATTGGGATTGCGTTGGTTGGTAAACTACTCACGTTTGCGTAACGAACACACAATGGATGAACGTTTGGCTAAGGAAATCATGGACGCCGCTAATGACACTGGTGCATCTGTAAAGAAGCGCGAAGACACACACAAGATGGCTGAAGCTAACCGTGCATTTGCGCACTATCGTTGGTAA
- a CDS encoding prepilin peptidase, with product MCLNDRLTHKIPLTTQRSFCWHCGHVLAWFDLIPIVSALLTKSRCRYCQHHYGYTYVLFECLGGIIGTWLFPEPELWLTALCLFFLALEDWDQQTIHANLLYPWLAYLVWTRWETPQLLVVGMFALICLWLIYVRHALGSGDFPVLMVIGLVSSPMILALTLLTAALLTYGYLHYYTRRCAPFVPFLLVGWLIVSAIEKVTTYVM from the coding sequence ATGTGCCTCAACGATCGCTTAACTCACAAAATCCCCTTAACTACGCAACGCTCATTTTGTTGGCATTGTGGGCATGTATTGGCTTGGTTTGATCTCATCCCTATCGTGTCGGCACTGTTAACCAAAAGCCGCTGTCGCTATTGCCAACACCACTACGGTTATACTTACGTCTTATTTGAATGCCTTGGGGGTATTATTGGGACTTGGCTATTCCCTGAACCAGAACTATGGCTAACAGCTCTGTGTCTCTTTTTTCTGGCTTTGGAAGACTGGGACCAACAGACCATTCACGCCAATCTACTCTACCCTTGGCTGGCTTACTTGGTATGGACACGTTGGGAAACGCCTCAACTGCTAGTCGTTGGCATGTTTGCCCTGATTTGTCTGTGGCTAATTTACGTGCGCCACGCCCTAGGTAGCGGGGACTTTCCCGTCCTGATGGTGATTGGTTTAGTGTCATCCCCCATGATTTTGGCGCTGACGCTCCTTACCGCAGCACTCCTGACTTATGGTTATCTCCACTATTATACGCGACGATGCGCCCCGTTTGTGCCCTTTTTACTCGTGGGTTGGCTGATTGTCAGCGCCATTGAAAAAGTGACCACATACGTGATGTGA
- a CDS encoding ABC transporter ATP-binding protein, with the protein MTNTSTPIIEFKNVGLSYDDNEVLKNIDLALEAGKFYTLLGPSGSGKTTILNLISGQLTPTHGEILFEGNVINDVPVEKRHMNTVFQDYGLFPNMDVFDNVAFGPSIKGMNKADIKTKVMEMLDLVKLSAYADREINELSGGQKQRVAIARALANDPEVLLLDEPLSALDYKLRKDMQYELREIQQRLGITFVFVTHDQEEALAMSDWIYVMNDGVIQQNGSPEDIYDEPINHFVADFIGESNILDGVMKADYLVHFTGKDFENVDAGMRPNEKVEVVIRPEDLDLTSVENGKLVVTIDDQSFRGDYYEITAIDDDGNEWQVQATNKSTIGERVGLTFDPEDIHIMRFNESEDDFDARLESYEDDSDDVKA; encoded by the coding sequence TTGACTAACACATCAACACCAATTATTGAATTTAAGAACGTTGGTTTATCTTATGATGACAACGAAGTTCTAAAGAACATTGATTTAGCGCTAGAAGCGGGTAAGTTTTACACGTTGCTAGGGCCTTCAGGATCGGGAAAGACTACGATTCTTAATTTAATTTCAGGCCAATTAACGCCGACACATGGCGAGATATTGTTTGAGGGAAACGTGATCAATGACGTGCCGGTTGAAAAACGGCATATGAATACGGTTTTTCAAGATTATGGCCTATTCCCCAATATGGATGTTTTTGATAATGTTGCCTTTGGCCCTAGCATTAAGGGCATGAATAAAGCTGATATCAAGACAAAAGTCATGGAAATGCTGGACCTCGTTAAGCTGTCAGCGTATGCGGATCGTGAAATTAATGAATTGTCAGGTGGCCAAAAGCAGCGTGTTGCCATTGCGCGAGCATTAGCGAATGATCCGGAAGTGCTATTGTTGGATGAACCTTTGTCAGCGTTGGACTATAAGTTGCGTAAAGACATGCAGTATGAATTACGCGAAATCCAACAACGTTTGGGCATTACGTTTGTCTTTGTCACACATGATCAAGAAGAAGCGTTGGCTATGTCTGATTGGATTTATGTCATGAATGACGGGGTCATCCAACAAAATGGCTCACCAGAAGATATTTATGATGAACCAATCAACCACTTCGTGGCTGACTTTATTGGCGAATCTAATATTTTAGATGGTGTTATGAAGGCGGACTATCTGGTTCACTTTACGGGTAAAGACTTTGAAAACGTCGACGCCGGTATGCGACCAAATGAAAAGGTTGAAGTGGTTATTCGTCCTGAAGATTTGGATTTGACGAGTGTTGAAAACGGTAAGTTGGTGGTCACGATTGATGATCAGTCATTCCGTGGTGATTATTACGAAATCACAGCTATTGATGATGATGGGAATGAATGGCAAGTGCAAGCCACAAACAAATCAACGATTGGTGAACGCGTTGGCTTGACGTTTGATCCAGAAGATATTCATATCATGCGCTTTAACGAATCAGAAGATGACTTTGACGCGCGTTTGGAAAGTTATGAGGATGATAGCGATGATGTCAAAGCGTAA
- the rpsL gene encoding 30S ribosomal protein S12, translating to MPTINQLVRKPRKSKATKSKSPALNFGYNSMKKKATNNVAPQKRGVATRVGTMTPKKPNSALRKYARVRLSNLYEVTAYIPGIGHNLQEHSVVLIRGGRVKDLPGVRYHIIRGALDTAGVDGRKTSRSKYGTKAPKK from the coding sequence ATGCCTACAATTAACCAATTGGTTCGCAAGCCTCGTAAGTCAAAGGCGACTAAGTCAAAGTCACCAGCTTTGAACTTCGGCTATAACTCAATGAAGAAGAAAGCAACAAACAATGTTGCACCACAAAAGCGTGGTGTTGCAACACGTGTTGGTACAATGACACCAAAGAAGCCTAACTCAGCTTTGCGTAAGTACGCCCGTGTTCGTCTTTCAAACTTGTACGAAGTTACAGCATATATCCCAGGTATTGGTCACAACTTGCAAGAACACTCTGTTGTTTTGATCCGTGGTGGTCGTGTTAAGGATTTGCCTGGTGTACGTTACCACATCATCCGTGGTGCATTGGATACAGCTGGTGTTGATGGACGTAAGACATCACGTTCAAAGTACGGCACAAAGGCGCCAAAGAAGTAA